One window of Microcoleus vaginatus PCC 9802 genomic DNA carries:
- a CDS encoding MBL fold metallo-hydrolase → MQIHHLNCGCMCPIGGALFDGFSRGLTAHLVCHCLLVETNQGLVLIDTGFGLRDIQSPYSRLSPFFVHFNNIQFDRKYTAIHQIEQLGFSPSDVRHIVLTHLDFDHAGGLEDFPEATVHVMQAEIDAAEDRHGFITKRRYRPGQWDEVKRWKYYSAGGEPWFGFEAVRDLDGLPPEILLIPLVGHTRGHAGIAINTPDGWLLHAGDAYFYRHEMDAANRRCTPGLRAYQWMMEVDRKARLLNQGRLHALSVQHSKDVRLFCSHDAIELKALAGGSRNS, encoded by the coding sequence ATGCAAATTCATCATCTCAATTGTGGCTGTATGTGTCCCATTGGAGGGGCGCTTTTCGATGGCTTCAGTCGCGGTCTGACGGCTCACCTCGTCTGCCACTGTCTGCTCGTTGAAACGAATCAGGGACTGGTTCTGATTGATACCGGCTTCGGATTGCGGGATATCCAGTCCCCTTACTCTCGGCTTAGCCCGTTTTTCGTCCATTTTAATAACATCCAGTTCGATCGCAAGTACACGGCCATCCATCAAATTGAACAGCTCGGATTTTCACCAAGCGATGTGCGCCATATTGTACTCACCCACCTCGATTTTGATCATGCCGGTGGTCTAGAGGATTTCCCTGAAGCCACGGTACACGTCATGCAGGCTGAAATCGATGCCGCAGAGGATCGGCACGGTTTCATCACAAAAAGGCGCTATCGTCCGGGGCAGTGGGATGAAGTCAAACGCTGGAAATACTATTCGGCGGGTGGCGAACCTTGGTTCGGTTTTGAAGCAGTCCGCGACCTCGACGGGTTGCCGCCGGAAATTTTGCTAATCCCGTTGGTAGGGCACACGCGCGGTCATGCTGGCATTGCCATTAATACACCCGATGGCTGGCTTCTGCACGCAGGCGATGCCTATTTCTACCGACACGAGATGGATGCCGCTAACCGGCGCTGCACGCCCGGTCTGCGCGCCTACCAATGGATGATGGAGGTCGATCGCAAGGCTCGGTTGCTCAATCAAGGCCGGCTGCACGCATTATCGGTGCAGCATAGTAAAGATGTGCGCCTGTTTTGCAGTCACGATGCTATTGAGTTAAAAGCCTTAGCTGGCGGGTCTAGGAACTCTTAA
- a CDS encoding tetratricopeptide repeat protein — translation MPDLSTSATENSSNPQPALLPPILRIFAAFPDYDRGNRLYAAGRYEAAVICYGKAVQIKPDWARAWLNLGKAYKQLHSYAETVACADRATAINPEEYWAWMLRGTGLLSLQNHSEAIAAFDTAIQINSEKHEAWYQRGRVLEELQQWEAAASCYKKATQLHPNLPAMWYRQGNVLVQAERYPEAVAAFERALKLVPTNWEAWLNRGLALMKAERYAEAVTSYDRAIQLQPQNSLAWFNRGIASAKLHKYAEAVTAYDRVLQMQPNDCEAWFYKGMALKHQWADAAIACFDRAIKINSFYPEAWIGRGQTLSESRDFEGAIAAFDQAVQINPNFPEAWLGRGIALAGLERYKEAIIAYSNALQIEGNFLEAWNLRGEALEKLQQYEEAIACFDKVISLTSEAEITSKVGLQQGAALEKLQRYEEAVAAYNRVLKIVPDNFEAWLKRGNALSKLQQYEQALASYDRAITVWPDNYQGWVQRGLILGEMQNYSQALVAFDQVIQLKPDNWEAWAQRGDVLQKLQRTQDAISSYGVALEIKPDYYEALVSREELRLKGAMSGKW, via the coding sequence ATGCCAGACCTCTCGACTTCGGCTACAGAAAACTCCTCAAACCCCCAACCAGCTCTGCTGCCGCCGATTTTAAGAATTTTTGCAGCATTTCCAGATTACGATCGGGGCAATAGATTGTACGCCGCAGGAAGGTACGAAGCGGCAGTCATTTGCTACGGAAAAGCTGTTCAAATTAAGCCGGACTGGGCCCGGGCGTGGCTGAATCTGGGCAAAGCTTACAAGCAACTGCACTCCTACGCAGAAACCGTAGCCTGCGCCGATCGAGCTACAGCAATTAATCCCGAAGAATACTGGGCTTGGATGCTGCGGGGCACAGGGCTGTTAAGTTTGCAAAATCACTCAGAAGCGATCGCGGCTTTCGACACCGCAATTCAAATCAATTCAGAAAAGCACGAAGCTTGGTATCAGCGAGGCCGAGTTTTAGAGGAATTGCAGCAGTGGGAGGCAGCCGCAAGCTGTTACAAAAAAGCAACCCAACTTCATCCGAATTTGCCCGCCATGTGGTATCGGCAAGGCAACGTGTTGGTTCAAGCGGAGCGCTACCCTGAAGCCGTGGCCGCTTTCGAGCGCGCGCTGAAACTCGTCCCGACTAATTGGGAAGCTTGGCTGAACCGAGGTTTGGCTTTGATGAAAGCGGAACGCTACGCTGAAGCTGTAACTTCTTACGATCGCGCCATTCAACTGCAACCACAAAATAGTCTGGCTTGGTTCAATCGGGGCATTGCTTCCGCAAAATTGCACAAATATGCAGAAGCCGTGACAGCTTACGATCGCGTACTGCAAATGCAACCGAACGACTGCGAAGCTTGGTTTTATAAAGGAATGGCCCTCAAACACCAGTGGGCAGACGCGGCAATTGCTTGTTTCGATCGGGCAATTAAAATTAATTCTTTTTATCCCGAAGCATGGATCGGGCGCGGTCAAACACTGTCAGAATCGAGAGATTTTGAAGGGGCGATCGCTGCTTTTGACCAAGCAGTTCAAATTAATCCGAATTTTCCCGAAGCTTGGCTGGGTAGAGGCATCGCCCTGGCAGGATTGGAACGCTACAAAGAGGCAATTATCGCTTACAGTAATGCCCTACAAATTGAAGGTAATTTTCTAGAAGCTTGGAACTTGCGAGGGGAAGCTCTGGAAAAATTACAGCAGTACGAAGAAGCGATCGCCTGTTTTGATAAAGTAATCTCTCTGACTTCGGAAGCAGAAATTACATCAAAAGTAGGGTTGCAGCAAGGCGCAGCGCTGGAAAAATTGCAGCGTTACGAAGAAGCCGTCGCAGCTTACAACCGCGTACTAAAAATCGTGCCCGACAATTTTGAAGCTTGGTTGAAACGTGGCAACGCTTTGTCAAAATTGCAGCAGTACGAACAAGCTCTAGCATCATACGATCGAGCAATTACTGTCTGGCCGGATAACTATCAAGGCTGGGTACAGCGAGGTCTGATCCTAGGGGAAATGCAGAATTATTCCCAAGCACTCGTCGCTTTTGACCAAGTGATTCAACTCAAGCCAGACAACTGGGAAGCTTGGGCGCAGCGGGGCGACGTTTTGCAAAAATTGCAGCGAACTCAAGATGCTATTAGCTCTTACGGAGTCGCCCTCGAAATCAAACCCGATTACTACGAAGCTCTAGTCAGTCGAGAAGAATTGAGGCTTAAAGGCGCGATGTCAGGAAAGTGGTAA